In Rhodamnia argentea isolate NSW1041297 chromosome 4, ASM2092103v1, whole genome shotgun sequence, the following proteins share a genomic window:
- the LOC115750954 gene encoding probable E3 ubiquitin-protein ligase RHY1A isoform X2 — translation MAGMLPGVEVARRRRLHQSGGAWSDPPPTAAYGSVRRCSLPLYSRNHEPHHRCSSSYFRGMMNRGCEDEKLGGAAREAKERLDEKLRTQGIKSECRRTNGDGRRTGAREGDSQLRREVVSGNGPKKGGSKRFSWGKLSWKAADQEDCAVCLDTFRAGETLIHLPCAHRFHSRCLVPWLDSHSHCPCCRMAVSSSRHPLSEGRESDDGCVLTFAG, via the exons ATGGCTGGGATGCTTCCTGGAGTTGAAGTTGCCCGGAGGAGGAGACTCCACCAGAGCGGAGGGGCTTGGTCAGATCCGCCCCCCACCGCGGCTTATGGCTCGGTCAGGCGGTGTTCTCTGCCTCTGTACTCGAGAAACCATGAGCCTCATCATCGCTGCTCAAGCTCCTATTTC AGGGGCATGATGAACCGGGGCTGCGAAGATGAGAAGCTTGGAGGAGCGGCAAGAGAGGCCAAGGAGAGGCTCGACGAGAAGCTCAGGACACAGGGGATAAAATCAGAGTGCAGAAG GACAAACGGGGACGGTAGAAGGACCGGAGCACGAGAGGGAGATTCTCAGTTGAGGAGAGAGGTGGTCTCTGGGAACGGGCCGAAGAAGGGCGGGTCGAAGAGGTTCAGCTGGGGCAAGCTGAGCTGGAAGGCCGCGGACCAGGAGGATTGCGCCGTCTGCTTGGACACGTTCCGGGCAGGGGAGACCCTGATTCACCTGCCGTGCGCTCACCGGTTCCACTCCAGGTGCTTGGTCCCGTGGCTTGATAGCCACTCTCATTGCCCTTGCTGCAGAATGGCCGTCTCCTCTTCGCGACACCCTTTGAGCGAGGGTCGTGAAAGCGATGACGGGTGTGTTCTTACTTTTGCTGGATAG
- the LOC115750954 gene encoding probable E3 ubiquitin-protein ligase RHY1A isoform X1, translated as MAGMLPGVEVARRRRLHQSGGAWSDPPPTAAYGSVRRCSLPLYSRNHEPHHRCSSSYFQRGMMNRGCEDEKLGGAAREAKERLDEKLRTQGIKSECRRTNGDGRRTGAREGDSQLRREVVSGNGPKKGGSKRFSWGKLSWKAADQEDCAVCLDTFRAGETLIHLPCAHRFHSRCLVPWLDSHSHCPCCRMAVSSSRHPLSEGRESDDGCVLTFAG; from the exons ATGGCTGGGATGCTTCCTGGAGTTGAAGTTGCCCGGAGGAGGAGACTCCACCAGAGCGGAGGGGCTTGGTCAGATCCGCCCCCCACCGCGGCTTATGGCTCGGTCAGGCGGTGTTCTCTGCCTCTGTACTCGAGAAACCATGAGCCTCATCATCGCTGCTCAAGCTCCTATTTC CAGAGGGGCATGATGAACCGGGGCTGCGAAGATGAGAAGCTTGGAGGAGCGGCAAGAGAGGCCAAGGAGAGGCTCGACGAGAAGCTCAGGACACAGGGGATAAAATCAGAGTGCAGAAG GACAAACGGGGACGGTAGAAGGACCGGAGCACGAGAGGGAGATTCTCAGTTGAGGAGAGAGGTGGTCTCTGGGAACGGGCCGAAGAAGGGCGGGTCGAAGAGGTTCAGCTGGGGCAAGCTGAGCTGGAAGGCCGCGGACCAGGAGGATTGCGCCGTCTGCTTGGACACGTTCCGGGCAGGGGAGACCCTGATTCACCTGCCGTGCGCTCACCGGTTCCACTCCAGGTGCTTGGTCCCGTGGCTTGATAGCCACTCTCATTGCCCTTGCTGCAGAATGGCCGTCTCCTCTTCGCGACACCCTTTGAGCGAGGGTCGTGAAAGCGATGACGGGTGTGTTCTTACTTTTGCTGGATAG